A section of the Acropora muricata isolate sample 2 chromosome 4, ASM3666990v1, whole genome shotgun sequence genome encodes:
- the LOC136915719 gene encoding uncharacterized protein: MIQNAERSLRKTLRNAKLDYDELHTILVEVEGTVNSRPLTFVSSDDVEEALTLFHLIYGRGILSLPDFTRNREASLSQAVSSDNLPRSQWRLGRVEQLIPSSDDNVRAAVVRVITKTGRPRTVKRPIQKLFPLEVQDGVTNDEQPPQERRQEGTGRTRRAAALNADYIRRLIDQ; this comes from the exons ATGATACAGAATGCGGAACGAAGTTTGCGGAAGACACTGAGGAATGCCAAGCTTGACTATGACGAGCTCCATACTATCCTTGTGGAAGTTGAGGGAACCGTGAACTCTAGACCACTAACATTTGTATCTTCAGATGATGTTGAAGAGGCATTGACACTCTTCCATTTAATCTATGGGAGAGGAATTCTGTCTTTACCTGATTTCACACGAAATAGAGAGGCTTCACTGAGCCAGGCAGTGTCGTCCG ACAACCTACCTCGTAGTCAGTGGAGACTTGGAAGAGTGGAACAGCTGATCCCCAGTTCCGATGACAATGTTAGAGCAGCAGTAGTGAGGGTCATCACCAAGACTGGAAGACCTAGGACAGTGAAGAGACCTATACAGAAGCTGTTTCCCTTGGAAGTACAAGATGGCGTGACTAATGATGAACAACCTCCTCAGGAACGGCGACAGGAGGGAACTGGACGGACTCGACGTGCGGCAGCTCTGAATGCTGATTACATAAGAAGATTGATTGACCAGTAA
- the LOC136915718 gene encoding uncharacterized protein: MRFWIVRGRQLVKKITSRCKVCRRYEGRGFKVPPQPDRPEFRLSQKPAFTYVGVDYAGPLYIKEPNCSTTKKVYILLFTCCSTRAVHLELATDLSADVFIRCLRRFTARRGLPEIIVSDNAKTFKSAAKVLKKVFSYPSVKRFLANRRISWKFNMDRAPWWGVFF, translated from the coding sequence ATGAGGTTTTGGATTGTCAGAGGAAGGCAATTGGTGAAAAAGATTACATCTAGGTGCAAAGTGTGTCGCAGATACGAAGGGCGTGGCTTCAAGGTACCGCCTCAGCCTGATCGGCCTGAATTCAGATTGAGTCAGAAACCTGCATTTACTTATGTTGGAGTGGATTATGCGGGGCCACTGTACATAAAGGAACCAAACTGTTCGACAACAAAGAAGGTTTACATCCTGTTGTTTACCTGCTGTTCAACTAGAGCTGTTCACCTAGAACTTGCTACAGATTTGTCAGCTGATGTGTTTATCCGTTGTCTGCGGAGATTCACAGCGAGAAGGGGCTTGCCAGAAATCATTGTCTCAGACAATGCAAAAACATTTAAGTCTGCGGCAAAGGTCTTAAAAAAGGTGTTTTCATACCCAAGTGTCAAGAGATTCCTTGCAAATAGAAGGATTTCGTGGAAGTTTAACATGGACAGGGCACCCTGGTGGGGTGTTTTTTTCTAA
- the LOC136915716 gene encoding uncharacterized protein, translating into MLVHLFGASSSPCCASFALKKTANDNKASFDVLTIDTVNRNFYVDDCLKSVPTVPEAHRLVSQLSNLLAQGGFHLTKWISNCREVLKSIPPSERAPSIRDLDLEDLPLDRALGTQWDVERDTLSFKVAKKEVPNTRRGMLSLISGLYDPLGFAAPFILPAKMLLQELCRQDYGWDEQIPDEKLLRWRSWVGNLSNLEQVNLPRCFKPKGFGDLTDIQLHHFSDASEVAHGAPSYLRLKDDAGHIHCSMVFAKSRVAPLKTITIPRMELTAASVSAKLHKFLEEQLDLPIHRSSNPADLASRGLLSIDSEKLRLWLEGPDFLKEEECKWPSLQIEIPSLCDDDLELKRRKSQIHIVVQEDVLQSLLSRYSSLYKLQTSVACLLRFKYHLRTRINKLPTKKYAKECLTVKEIANATKEVVKVIQREAFPKELVILQRITREPTRSSSDRKFLRGRLNCTGYASPLRKLSPFLHDGVISVGGRLNDACIPFSAKHPMILPSKHPVTDLIVKDYHEKEGHGGAGHVLASLRQRFWILRGNATVRRVLGKCLKCRLWNSNPFDQIMAQLPWPRVSPYSPPFSSVGVDVFGPILVAHDLTSDSFIQAFTRFVSRRGAPIEVFSDNGTNFRGAETEIKVALSEWNSDRISTCLRRRGVQWYFNPPLASHAGGVWERMIRSIRKILRFLLGNQLVDDQTLLTFIAEVEKILNDRPLVPPPSDPRDPEPLSPRKLLLLRPNMCCHPDKMHGVNDQYGGKRWRQAQYLADMFWKRWIREYLPTLQVRQKWLEKRPNLAVGDYVLLVDENSPRGRWPKGVIQEVFPDRHGVVRHVTVKTATTSLRRDIRKLCLLERALMS; encoded by the exons ATGTTGGTGCACCTATTTGGAGCCTCATCATCTCCTTGCTGCGCCAGCTTCGCTCTTAAGAAGACAGCCAATGACAACAAGGCCAGCTTCGATGTCCTGACTATTGATACGGTCAACCGTAACTTCTATGTAGACGATTGCCTTAAATCAGTTCCCACAGTCCCAGAAGCTCACAGGCTGGTTTCCCAGCTGTCGAATCTTCTCGCTCAGGGGGGATTCCACCTTACAAAGTGGATCAGTAATTGTCGTGAAGTTTTGAAGTCCATACCACCAAGTGAGAGGGCCCCTTCAATAAGGGACTTAGATCTTGAAGATTTGCCTCTGGATCGTGCGTTAGGAACCCAATGGGATGTCGAGAGAGATACCCTTAGTTTTAAGGTTGCCAAGAAAGAAGTTCCTAACACAAGAAGAGGAATGCTATCACTGATTTCTGGACTGTATGACCCCCTCGGATTCGCGGCTCCGTTTATCCTGCCAGCAAAGATGCTGTTGCAAGAGTTATGCAGACAAGACTATGGCTGGGATGAACAGATTCCAGATGAGAAACTTTTGAGATGGAGATCTTGGGTTGGGAATCTCTCAAACTTGGAACAAGTCAACTTGCCGCGTTGTTTCAAGCCAAAGGGATTTGGAGATTTAACCGACATACAATTGCATCACTTTTCAGATGCCTCTGAGGTAGCCCACGGAGCGCCTTCCTATCTTCGTCTTAAAGATGATGCTGGCCACATTCATTGCTCCATGGTGTTCGCGAAGTCCCGAGTGGCTCCGCTAAAGACCATTACAATTCCTAGAATGGAATTAACCGCAGCTTCTGTCTCCGCAAAGTTGCACAAGTTCCTCGAAGAACAACTTGATTTACCAATCCACAGGTCT TCAAATCCAGCAGATCTAGCTTCGCGAGGATTGTTGAGCATCGACTCTGAGAAATTGCGACTCTGGCTTGAGGGCCCGGATTTTCTGAAAGAAGAAGAGTGTAAGTGGCCTAGCCTACAAATAGAAATACCTAGCTTGTGTGATGATGACCTCGAGCTTAAGCGAAGAAAGTCACAAATCCACATTGTGGTACAAGAGGACGTTCTGCAGTCGCTCCTCTCACGTTATTCCTCTCTCTATAAACTCCAGACGTCAGTGGCTTGCTTGTTGCGCTTTAAATATCATTTACGTACGCGAATTAACAAGCTTCCCACCAAGAAATACGCCAAAGAATGTTTAACAGTCAAAGAGATTGCCAATGCAACAAAAGAAGTAGTGAAAGTTATTCAACGAGAGGCATTCCCTaaggagctggtcattttgcAAAGAATTACACGAGAACCGACAAGAAGTTCCTCTGACCGAAAGTTCCTTCGAGGAAGACTAAATTGCACAGGATATGCCAGTCCACTACGCAAGTTAAGCCCGTTCCTTCATGATGGTGTAATTAGTGTTGGAGGACGTCTCAATGATGCGTGTATCCCCTTTAGCGCCAAGCACCCCATGATTTTACCGAGCAAGCACCCCGTGACGGACTTGATCGTTAAAGACTACCACGAAAAGGAGGGCCATGGGGGCGCTGGACACGTATTGGCAAGTCTTAGACAGAGGTTCTGGATCCTTCGAGGGAATGCAACCGTTCGACGCGTGCTTGGGAAGTGTCTCAAATGTCGACTCTGGAATTCTAACCCATTTGACCAGATTATGGCTCAGCTACCGTGGCCAAGAGTTAGCCCATACTCCCCACCGTTTTCATCTGTTGGAGTAGACGTCTTTGGGCCGATACTG GTGGCACACGACCTCACGAGTGATTCATTTATTCAAGCATTTACCAGATTCGTAAGCAGACGCGGGGCGCCGATCGAAGTGTTCAGCGACAATGGAACAAATTTCAGAGGTGCAGAGACCGAAATCAAGGTTGCTTTAAGCGAGTGGAATTCTGATCGAATCAGTACTTGTCTCAGACGTCGAGGTGTGCAATGGTACTTCAATCCTCCTTTGGCTAGCCACGCTGGCGGTGTCTGGGAGAGGATGATTCGCTCAATCCGAAAAATTCTTCGCTTCCTCTTGGGTAACCAGCTAGTTGACGATCAAACACTGCTTACCTTTATTGCAGAAGTGGAAAAGATTCTGAACGACCGTCCTCTTGTTCCCCCGCCAAGCGACCCACGTGATCCTGAGCCTTTGTCTCCAAGAAAACTTCTCCTTCTACGCCCTAATATGTGCTGCCATCCGGACAAAATGCACGGTGTTAACGATCAATATGGAGGCAAACGTTGGAGACAAGCTCAATATTTAGCAGATATGTTTTGGAAACGCTGGATCCGAGAATATTTACCAACGCTTCAAGTGCGGCAGAAATGGCTTGAGAAACGGCCAAACCTTGCCGTGGGCGACTACGTGCTTCTAGTGGATGAGAATTCTCCACGCGGACGTTGGCCTAAGGGTGTCATCCAGGAAGTATTTCCTGATCGGCACGGAGTTGTTAGACACGTCACTGTCAAGACTGCAACTACGAGTTTACGACGTGACATTCGCAAATTGTGCCTTTTGGAACGGGCACTAATGAGCTAA
- the LOC136915715 gene encoding uncharacterized protein — protein sequence MELLNARADAEQAKIELSIVKEVSEGLSNRSISSLNVPKQTLHETVGKYLESYDEVPRLTPTPLQQPERTPYDQVFPRHSADSINVPEVQRFLQSQQEAIKQQDETVRLVATGLERLEMPKRELMSFDDDPKGYPRFIKGFEVNVERRVKDYDERLTFLIQYCRGAAKEAIENCIMLPPEQGYREAKDILRKNFGQKHIVVRAFIDKVIRGPQIRASEPNKLSQLARDMRNCILNSEHLHYQADINSMDTLKRVVMRLPSHLQAKWAEESSGLIESGSEPEFSHLAKFVERRAVVANTAFGKLVGTKPDGEKDSKPVRRKIAHDQAVKVTTLATQASYGYRRQELSCEPRQTQSAGTQVSNSPEFPRPSVCLFCDGSHILEKCFRFRDRSYKERKEFVLNKTLCMNCLKENYVAKRCRLARACMLSGCARRHHSLLHPPRTLGEESRVANCEAQRVPVNQDPCSASGAGQGQCTAIGSSRPRVGFRDVPVRVRGCDGGPEAETYAFLDNGSDTTLCLKGLVHRLGLYGTPKHFTLSSINSESSLRVGYEVGLDVRALNGDDSVHLDKVWTVDHLPVLNRNIPCEEDVKRWPHLRGIEFPKLDGKAVEILIGNDVP from the coding sequence ATGGAGTTGTTAAATGCTCGCGCGGATGCTGAACAAGCTAAGATTGAGTTATCGATTGTCAAAGAAGTGAGTGAAGGCTTGTCCAACAGATCCATCAGCTCACTTAACGTACCTAAACAGACACTTCACGAAACAGTTGGGAAGTATCTTGAATCGTATGATGAAGTTCCGAGACTAACTCCTACCCCGCTCCAGCAGCCTGAAAGAACACCTTATGATCAAGTATTTCCTCGCCATTCTGCGGATTCCATCAATGTTCCAGAAGTACAAAGGTTCCTGCAGTCGCAACAAGAAGCCATAAAGCAACAGGATGAAACCGTTCGTTTGGTGGCTACTGgtttggagaggttggagatGCCCAAGAGAGAGTTAATGTCTTTTGACGATGATCCGAAGGGGTACCCCCGATTCATCAAGGGCTTTGAGGTAAACGTAGAACGCAGAGTAAAAGACTACGATGAAAGGCTGACCTTCTTGATACAGTATTGTAGAGGAGCGGCAAAAGAGGCAATAGAGAACTGCATTATGTTACCTCCGGAACAAGGCTACCGTGAGGCTAAAGACATCCTACGTAAGAACTTTGGACAAAAGCACATAGTTGTACGAGCCTTCATTGACAAAGTTATTAGAGGTCCTCAAATTCGAGCATCCGAACCCAACAAGTTGTCCCAGTTGGCCCGAGACATGAGGAACTGTATTTTGAACTCTGAACACTTGCATTACCAGGCCGACATTAATTCCATGGACACGCTTAAGAGGGTAGTTATGCGTCTCCCTTCCCATCTTCAGGCAAAGTGGGCCGAGGAATCGAGCGGGTTGATTGAAAGTGGAAGTGAGCCAGAGTTTTCTCACCTGGCCAAGTTTGTAGAACGACGTGCAGTTGTTGCTAACACTGCTTTTGGCAAGTTGGTAGGGACTAAGCCTGATGGAGAAAAGGATTCAAAACCTGTCAGGAGGAAGATAGCACATGATCAAGCAGTGAAGGTTACGACTCTCGCCACACAAGCTTCCTATGGTTATCGGAGACAAGAACTTTCTTGCGAACCCAGACAGACTCAAAGTGCAGGGACGCAAGTGTCAAACAGTCCTGAATTTCCACGTCCGTCTGTCTGCTTGTTCTGCGACGGCTCTCACATCTTGGAGAAATGCTTCAGGTTCAGGGATAGGTCCTATAAAGAACGTAAGGAGTTTGTGCTGAACAAGACACTTTGTATGAACTGTTTGAAGGAGAACTATGTTGCCAAACGATGCAGATTAGCAAGGGCATGTATGCTCAGTGGCTGCGCTAGACGACACCACTCACTCCTTCATCCTCCTCGGACCTTAGGGGAGGAATCTAGAGTTGCTAACTGTGAGGCCCAGCGAGTTCCTGTCAACCAAGATCCATGTAGTGCTTCTGGGGCCGGACAAGGTCAGTGTACTGCGATTGGTTCCAGCAGACCCCGTGTTGGTTTTAGAGATGTTCCAGTTAGAGTCCGTGGTTGTGATGGCGGACCCGAAGCAGAGACGTACGCGTTCTTGGATAATGGTTCAGACACCACTCTTTGCTTAAAAGGCCTGGTCCATCGGCTTGGTTTGTACGGAACGCCTAAGCATTTTACTTTGTCTTCGATTAACTCTGAGAGCTCCCTTAGGGTGGGTTATGAAGTTGGACTGGATGTGAGGGCTCTTAATGGTGACGACAGTGTGCATTTAGACAAGGTATGGACCGTGGACCATCTCCCAGTTCTTAACAGAAATATTCCTTGTGAAGAAGACGTGAAGCGATGGCCTCACTTACGCGGCATAGAGTTTCCCAAGCTTGATGGAAAGGCCGTTGAGATTTTGATCGGAAATGATGTCCCCTAG
- the LOC136915717 gene encoding uncharacterized protein: protein MPGKLAKNKKIREGQRAHAVKVLSSVNEVLSEYDGSRGAKDNINQLNIALNEKLVTLKALDESILYVKGIRAALDSVEIQVRGLQSLGIDSGQYGALLIPIFMEKLPDELKLIVSRRNKDDWELNSVLGAVKSEVEARERSGIQPTIEETPPRRLTFHTGSNNATASALFSGEGKFSCLLCRGNHRASEYHVVTNIKVRKGILKKQGRYFICLRRAGHLARNCNSKIQCLGCQGRHHLAVWDGRGARASDNSDSAVDGVSNQPESATSAMHVSSGMHVFLQTAQVVLSKPGLEGTKKLNVRATFHTGAQRSYVSQRVVDALKLETINTEKLGINTFGNQRQQVQAVHLVELALSKPETGFKLTLNAFSVPHICSELHGQDLNWVKENYPHLREIEFADSLSDNGPMKIDLLIGSDYIWNFFNGSTIRGEESVECGPVAVSTTVGWVLSGPVKNLPKEKLSSIQFSSTHVLRVDSRSNDTLYEDFEKLWDLDSIGIREKDTVLEAFEKNVIFQDGRYSVHLPWKEHHKLLPDNYENSVARLSSQLKQLRRDPEVLREYNSIIEDQLRSGIIEFEAILKLAESLEPTRRSLLKVTSSFFDPLGILSPVLVQMKLLFQLLCQENVAWDAPLPEPVRRQWKAWLQDLREVQQIMIPRCLYDGVEGVATSYTLHGFGDASEKAYCAVVYVVLETSSGNYPVLLTSKTRVAPLTKQYIPRLELLSGVILARLASSVKEALQSQIQIDKTYLWLDSKTTIYWIKGSKEWKQFVQNRVTEILTLTEESMWNHCPGTENPADIG, encoded by the exons ATGCCgggcaaattggccaagaaTAAGAAGATACGCGAAGGACAGCGAGCACATGCTGTGAAAGTGCTGTCAAGCGTGAATGAAGTTTTGTCGGAGTACGATGGTTCTAGGGGCGCAAAAGACAATATTAATCAACTCAACATCGCTTTGAATGAAAAGCTGGTGACATTGAAGGCACTGGACGAATCCATTTTAT ACGTCAAAGGAATTCGAGCGGCTCTCGACAGCGTAGAAATTCAAGTTCGAGGTTTACAGTCCCTTGGAATCGATTCAGGCCAGTATGGCGCTTTGTTAATACCTATATTTATGGAAAAACTACCGGATGAGTTGAAACTGATAGTGAGTAGGAGGAATAAGGATGACTGGGAGCTAAATTCTGTCTTAGGAGCCGTGAAATCCGAAGTTGAAGCACGTGAGCGCTCTGGCATTCAACCAACGATTGAAGAAACGCCTCCAAGGAGGCTAACATTCCACACGggaagcaacaacgcaactgCGAGCGCCTTATTTAGTGGAGAGGGCAAATTTAGCTGTTTGTTGTGCAGAGGAAATCATCGGGCGTCGGAATACCATGTTGTGACGAATATCAAGGTAAGAAAGGGCATTTTAAAGAAGCAAGGAcggtattttatttgtttacggCGTGCAGGTCACTTGGCGCGCAATTGTAATTCAAAAATTCAGTGTTTAGGATGCCAGGGTCGTCACCATTTGGCTGTTTGGGATGGTAGAGGTGCACGTGCCAGCGACAATTCTGATTCTGCAGTAGATGGTGTCAGTAACCAGCCTGAATCAGCTACATCTGCAATGCATGTAAGCTCAGGTAtgcatgtttttcttcaaacaGCACAAGTTGTGTTATCAAAACCAGGATTAGAAGGGACTAAGAAGCTGAATGTTCGGGCTACTTTTCATACTGGAGCACAAAGGTCATATGTTTCCCAAAGAGTGGTGGATGCATTGAAACTGGAAACCATTAACACTGAGAAACTAGGTATTAATACATTTGGAAACCAGAGACAACAAGTGCAAGCAGTTCATCTAGTTGAACTCGCCTTAAGCAAGCCAGAGACAGGCTTTAAACTGACACTGAATGCATTTTCAGTCCCTCATATTTGCAGTGAATTGCATGGGCAAGACTTGAACTGGGTGAAGGAGAACTATCCCCACTTACGAGAAATTGAGTTTGCAGACTCTTTGTCTGACAATGGTCCCATGAAGATTGACCTGTTGATTGGGTCTGATTACATCTGGAATTTCTTCAATGGCAGCACGATACGGGGGGAGGAATCAGTTGAATGTGGTCCAGTGGCTGTCTCAACAACTGTTGGTTGGGTACTGTCTGGCCCTGTGAAAAACCTTCCCAAAGAGAAACTGTCAAGCATACAGTTCTCATCGACTCATGTGTTGAGAGTTGATTCAAGAAGCAATGATACCCTATATGAAGATTTTGAGAAACTATGGGACTTGGATTCCATTGGTATTCGAGAGAAGGACACGGTCCTTGAAgcttttgaaaagaatgtcaTTTTTCAAGATGGAAGGTATTCTGTGCACTTACCTTGGAAGGAGCACCACAAGTTGCTGCCAGACAATTATGAGAACAGTGTAGCGAGATTGAGCTCACAATTGAAGCAATTAAGAAGAGACCCAGAGGTCCTGAGAGAATATAATTCGATCATCGAGGATCAGTTGCGAAGCGGAATTATTGA atttgaagcAATATTGAAGTTAGCAGAGAGCCTGGAGCCAACTAGAAGAAGTCTGTTGAAGGTCACTTCAAGTTTCTTTGACCCCCTGGGAATACTCAGTCCAGTATTAGTACAGATGAAGTTGTTGTTTCAATTGCTGTGCCAGGAAAATGTTGCCTGGGATGCCCCGTTACCGGAGCCGGTCAGAAGGCAGTGGAAGGCATGGCTTCAGGATCTAAGAGAAGTTCAGCAAATAATGATTCCCCGATGTTTGTATGACGGTGTTGAGGGAGTAGCTACCTCCTACACCCTTCACGGATTTGGAGATGCCTCTGAGAAGGCCTATTGTGCTGTCGTGTACGTGGTGCTAGAGACAAGCAGTGGCAACTATCCAGTGCTCTTGACATCCAAAACTAGAGTGGCACCACTGACGAAACAGTATATTCCTAGACTAGAATTGTTATCTGGAGTTATCCTTGCAAGGCTCGCATCTTCAGTGAAGGAAGCATTGCAGTCGCAAATTCAAATCGACAAGACCTATTTGTGGTTAGACAGTAAGACTACAATCTACTGGATCAAGGGATCGAAGGAGTGGAAGCAGTTTGTTCAGAACCGTGTAACTGAAATCTTGACATTAACAGAAGAATCAATGTGGAACCATTGCCCAGGAACTGAGAACCCCGCAGATATTGGATGA